One stretch of Macrotis lagotis isolate mMagLag1 chromosome 7, bilby.v1.9.chrom.fasta, whole genome shotgun sequence DNA includes these proteins:
- the SMARCD3 gene encoding SWI/SNF-related matrix-associated actin-dependent regulator of chromatin subfamily D member 3 isoform X1: MAADEVTGGARKATKSKLFEFLVHGVRPGMPSGARMPHQGAPMGPPGSPYMGSPAVRPGLAPAGMEPARKRAAPPPGQSQAQSQGQPVPTAPTRSRSAKRRKMADKILPQRIRELVPESQAYMDLLAFERKLDQTIMRKRVDIQEALKRPMKQKRKLRLYISNTFNPAKPDAEDSDGSIASWELRVEGKLLDDPSKQKRKFSSFFKSLVIELDKDLYGPDNHLVEWHRTPTTQETDGFQVKRPGDLSVRCTLLLMLDYQPPQFKLDPRLARLLGLHTQSRSAIVQALWQYVKTNRLQDSHDKEYINGDKYFQQIFDCPRLKFSEIPQRLTALLLPPDPIVINHVISVDPSDQKKTACYDIDVEVEEPLKGQMSSFLLSTANQQEISALDSKIHETIESINQLKIQRDFMLSFSRDPKGYVQDLLRSQSRDLKVMTDVAGNPEEERRAEFYHQPWSQEAVSRYFYCKIQQRRQELEQSLGVRNT; this comes from the exons ATGGCCGCGGACGAAGTTACTGGAGGGGCGCGCAAAGCCACGAAAAGCAAACTTTTTGAGTTTCTGGTCCATGGGGTG CGCCCCGGGATGCCGTCTGGAGCCCGGATGCCCCATCAGGGGGCGCCCATGGGTCCCCCGGGTTCCCCGTACATGGGCAGCCCCGCCGTTCGGCCTGGCCTGGCCCCGGCCGGAATGGAGCCAGCCCGCAAGCGAGCAGCACCCCCACCCGGGCAGAGCCAGGCGCAGAGTCAGGGCCAGCCAGTGCCCACAGCCCCTACCAGGAGCCGCAG TGCCAAGAGGAGGAAGATGGCTGACAAAATCCTCCCTCAAAGG ATCCGAGAGCTGGTCCCCGAGTCCCAGGCTTACATGGACCTGTTGGCTTTTGAGAGGAAGCTGGACCAGACCATCATGCGGAAGCGAGTGGACATCCAAGAAGCCCTGAAGAGGCCAATGAAG CAAAAACGGAAGCTTCGGCTCTATATCTCCAACACATTTAACCCCGCAAAGCCAGATGCAGAGGACTCAGATGGCAGCATCGCATCCTGGGAACTGCGGGTGGAGGGGAAACTGCTGGATGAC CCCAGCAAGCAGAAGCGGaagttctcttccttctttaagAGTTTGGTCATTGAGCTGGACAAAGACCTCTATGGCCCAGACAACCACCTGGTGGAG TGGCATCGGACACCCACAACACAGGAAACAGATGGATTCCAGGTCAAGCGTCCAGGTGACCTGAGTGTGCGCTGTACCTTACTCCTTATGTTGGATTACCAG CCTCCCCAGTTCAAATTGGACCCTCGTCTGGCCCGACTGCTGGGGCTTCATACCCAGAGCCGATCAGCCATTGTGCAGGCCCTGTGGCagtatgtaaagactaacaggctgcaAGATTCTCACGATAAGGAGTACATCAATGGGGACAAGTATTTTCAGCAG ATTTTTGATTGTCCTCGGCTGAAATTTTCTGAAATCCCCCAGCGACTCACAGCCCTGCTCCTGCCTCCAGACCCAATTGTAATTAACCATGTCATCAG TGTGGACCCCTCCGACCAGAAGAAGACAGCATGCTATGATATTGATGTGGAGGTGGAAGAGCCACTGAAGGGTCAGATGAGCAGCTTCCTGCTGTCCACAGCCAACCAGCAGGAAATCAGTGCCCTGGACAGTAAG ATCCACGAGACCATTGAGTCTATAAACCAACTCAAGATTCAGAGGGACTTCATGCTGAGTTTCTCCAGAGACCCCAAAGGCTATGTCCAAGACCTTCTCCGCTCCCAGAGTCGGGACCTTAAG GTAATGACAGATGTAGCAGGAAATCCTGAAGAGGAACGTCGGGCAGAGTTCTACCACCAGCCCTGGTCCCAGGAAGCTGTCAGCCGCTATTTCTACTGCAAG ATCCAGCAGCGCAGGCAGGAACTGGAGCAATCCCTTGGTGTACGCAACACCTAG
- the SMARCD3 gene encoding SWI/SNF-related matrix-associated actin-dependent regulator of chromatin subfamily D member 3 isoform X4 produces the protein MKRPGMPSGARMPHQGAPMGPPGSPYMGSPAVRPGLAPAGMEPARKRAAPPPGQSQAQSQGQPVPTAPTRSRSAKRRKMADKILPQRIRELVPESQAYMDLLAFERKLDQTIMRKRVDIQEALKRPMKQKRKLRLYISNTFNPAKPDAEDSDGSIASWELRVEGKLLDDPSKQKRKFSSFFKSLVIELDKDLYGPDNHLVEWHRTPTTQETDGFQVKRPGDLSVRCTLLLMLDYQPPQFKLDPRLARLLGLHTQSRSAIVQALWQYVKTNRLQDSHDKEYINGDKYFQQIFDCPRLKFSEIPQRLTALLLPPDPIVINHVISVDPSDQKKTACYDIDVEVEEPLKGQMSSFLLSTANQQEISALDSKIHETIESINQLKIQRDFMLSFSRDPKGYVQDLLRSQSRDLKVMTDVAGNPEEERRAEFYHQPWSQEAVSRYFYCKIQQRRQELEQSLGVRNT, from the exons ATGAAG CGCCCCGGGATGCCGTCTGGAGCCCGGATGCCCCATCAGGGGGCGCCCATGGGTCCCCCGGGTTCCCCGTACATGGGCAGCCCCGCCGTTCGGCCTGGCCTGGCCCCGGCCGGAATGGAGCCAGCCCGCAAGCGAGCAGCACCCCCACCCGGGCAGAGCCAGGCGCAGAGTCAGGGCCAGCCAGTGCCCACAGCCCCTACCAGGAGCCGCAG TGCCAAGAGGAGGAAGATGGCTGACAAAATCCTCCCTCAAAGG ATCCGAGAGCTGGTCCCCGAGTCCCAGGCTTACATGGACCTGTTGGCTTTTGAGAGGAAGCTGGACCAGACCATCATGCGGAAGCGAGTGGACATCCAAGAAGCCCTGAAGAGGCCAATGAAG CAAAAACGGAAGCTTCGGCTCTATATCTCCAACACATTTAACCCCGCAAAGCCAGATGCAGAGGACTCAGATGGCAGCATCGCATCCTGGGAACTGCGGGTGGAGGGGAAACTGCTGGATGAC CCCAGCAAGCAGAAGCGGaagttctcttccttctttaagAGTTTGGTCATTGAGCTGGACAAAGACCTCTATGGCCCAGACAACCACCTGGTGGAG TGGCATCGGACACCCACAACACAGGAAACAGATGGATTCCAGGTCAAGCGTCCAGGTGACCTGAGTGTGCGCTGTACCTTACTCCTTATGTTGGATTACCAG CCTCCCCAGTTCAAATTGGACCCTCGTCTGGCCCGACTGCTGGGGCTTCATACCCAGAGCCGATCAGCCATTGTGCAGGCCCTGTGGCagtatgtaaagactaacaggctgcaAGATTCTCACGATAAGGAGTACATCAATGGGGACAAGTATTTTCAGCAG ATTTTTGATTGTCCTCGGCTGAAATTTTCTGAAATCCCCCAGCGACTCACAGCCCTGCTCCTGCCTCCAGACCCAATTGTAATTAACCATGTCATCAG TGTGGACCCCTCCGACCAGAAGAAGACAGCATGCTATGATATTGATGTGGAGGTGGAAGAGCCACTGAAGGGTCAGATGAGCAGCTTCCTGCTGTCCACAGCCAACCAGCAGGAAATCAGTGCCCTGGACAGTAAG ATCCACGAGACCATTGAGTCTATAAACCAACTCAAGATTCAGAGGGACTTCATGCTGAGTTTCTCCAGAGACCCCAAAGGCTATGTCCAAGACCTTCTCCGCTCCCAGAGTCGGGACCTTAAG GTAATGACAGATGTAGCAGGAAATCCTGAAGAGGAACGTCGGGCAGAGTTCTACCACCAGCCCTGGTCCCAGGAAGCTGTCAGCCGCTATTTCTACTGCAAG ATCCAGCAGCGCAGGCAGGAACTGGAGCAATCCCTTGGTGTACGCAACACCTAG
- the SMARCD3 gene encoding SWI/SNF-related matrix-associated actin-dependent regulator of chromatin subfamily D member 3 isoform X3 has protein sequence MTPGLQHPPTVVQRPGMPSGARMPHQGAPMGPPGSPYMGSPAVRPGLAPAGMEPARKRAAPPPGQSQAQSQGQPVPTAPTRSRSAKRRKMADKILPQRIRELVPESQAYMDLLAFERKLDQTIMRKRVDIQEALKRPMKQKRKLRLYISNTFNPAKPDAEDSDGSIASWELRVEGKLLDDPSKQKRKFSSFFKSLVIELDKDLYGPDNHLVEWHRTPTTQETDGFQVKRPGDLSVRCTLLLMLDYQPPQFKLDPRLARLLGLHTQSRSAIVQALWQYVKTNRLQDSHDKEYINGDKYFQQIFDCPRLKFSEIPQRLTALLLPPDPIVINHVISVDPSDQKKTACYDIDVEVEEPLKGQMSSFLLSTANQQEISALDSKIHETIESINQLKIQRDFMLSFSRDPKGYVQDLLRSQSRDLKVMTDVAGNPEEERRAEFYHQPWSQEAVSRYFYCKIQQRRQELEQSLGVRNT, from the exons CGCCCCGGGATGCCGTCTGGAGCCCGGATGCCCCATCAGGGGGCGCCCATGGGTCCCCCGGGTTCCCCGTACATGGGCAGCCCCGCCGTTCGGCCTGGCCTGGCCCCGGCCGGAATGGAGCCAGCCCGCAAGCGAGCAGCACCCCCACCCGGGCAGAGCCAGGCGCAGAGTCAGGGCCAGCCAGTGCCCACAGCCCCTACCAGGAGCCGCAG TGCCAAGAGGAGGAAGATGGCTGACAAAATCCTCCCTCAAAGG ATCCGAGAGCTGGTCCCCGAGTCCCAGGCTTACATGGACCTGTTGGCTTTTGAGAGGAAGCTGGACCAGACCATCATGCGGAAGCGAGTGGACATCCAAGAAGCCCTGAAGAGGCCAATGAAG CAAAAACGGAAGCTTCGGCTCTATATCTCCAACACATTTAACCCCGCAAAGCCAGATGCAGAGGACTCAGATGGCAGCATCGCATCCTGGGAACTGCGGGTGGAGGGGAAACTGCTGGATGAC CCCAGCAAGCAGAAGCGGaagttctcttccttctttaagAGTTTGGTCATTGAGCTGGACAAAGACCTCTATGGCCCAGACAACCACCTGGTGGAG TGGCATCGGACACCCACAACACAGGAAACAGATGGATTCCAGGTCAAGCGTCCAGGTGACCTGAGTGTGCGCTGTACCTTACTCCTTATGTTGGATTACCAG CCTCCCCAGTTCAAATTGGACCCTCGTCTGGCCCGACTGCTGGGGCTTCATACCCAGAGCCGATCAGCCATTGTGCAGGCCCTGTGGCagtatgtaaagactaacaggctgcaAGATTCTCACGATAAGGAGTACATCAATGGGGACAAGTATTTTCAGCAG ATTTTTGATTGTCCTCGGCTGAAATTTTCTGAAATCCCCCAGCGACTCACAGCCCTGCTCCTGCCTCCAGACCCAATTGTAATTAACCATGTCATCAG TGTGGACCCCTCCGACCAGAAGAAGACAGCATGCTATGATATTGATGTGGAGGTGGAAGAGCCACTGAAGGGTCAGATGAGCAGCTTCCTGCTGTCCACAGCCAACCAGCAGGAAATCAGTGCCCTGGACAGTAAG ATCCACGAGACCATTGAGTCTATAAACCAACTCAAGATTCAGAGGGACTTCATGCTGAGTTTCTCCAGAGACCCCAAAGGCTATGTCCAAGACCTTCTCCGCTCCCAGAGTCGGGACCTTAAG GTAATGACAGATGTAGCAGGAAATCCTGAAGAGGAACGTCGGGCAGAGTTCTACCACCAGCCCTGGTCCCAGGAAGCTGTCAGCCGCTATTTCTACTGCAAG ATCCAGCAGCGCAGGCAGGAACTGGAGCAATCCCTTGGTGTACGCAACACCTAG
- the SMARCD3 gene encoding SWI/SNF-related matrix-associated actin-dependent regulator of chromatin subfamily D member 3 isoform X2, whose amino-acid sequence MNPLNSPYPNTSLGTSLGLGGKQPPFPLAQAPSFQAPKLSFPRVNLPCPHLWSSLQARPTSSSNTTPSPCPPSPSCSRSSLTLWLWEEKSEARECLGAKRRKMADKILPQRIRELVPESQAYMDLLAFERKLDQTIMRKRVDIQEALKRPMKQKRKLRLYISNTFNPAKPDAEDSDGSIASWELRVEGKLLDDPSKQKRKFSSFFKSLVIELDKDLYGPDNHLVEWHRTPTTQETDGFQVKRPGDLSVRCTLLLMLDYQPPQFKLDPRLARLLGLHTQSRSAIVQALWQYVKTNRLQDSHDKEYINGDKYFQQIFDCPRLKFSEIPQRLTALLLPPDPIVINHVISVDPSDQKKTACYDIDVEVEEPLKGQMSSFLLSTANQQEISALDSKIHETIESINQLKIQRDFMLSFSRDPKGYVQDLLRSQSRDLKVMTDVAGNPEEERRAEFYHQPWSQEAVSRYFYCKIQQRRQELEQSLGVRNT is encoded by the exons ATGAATCCCCTGAATAGCCCATACCCAAATACAAGCCTGGGCACATCCTTGGGACTAGGAGGAAAGCAGCCCCCCTTTCCCTTAGCTCAGGCCCCCAGCTTCCAGGCCCCCAAGCTTTCTTTTCCCAGAGTTAACCTGCCCTGCCCCCATCTCTGGTCTTCCCTCCAGGCCAGGCCAACAAGCTCTTCGAATACCACTCCCTCTCCTTGTCCCCCAAGTCCAAGTTGTTCCAGATCCTCCTTAACCCTGTGGCTGTGGGAGGAGAAGTCTGAGGCCAGGGAGTGCCTAGG TGCCAAGAGGAGGAAGATGGCTGACAAAATCCTCCCTCAAAGG ATCCGAGAGCTGGTCCCCGAGTCCCAGGCTTACATGGACCTGTTGGCTTTTGAGAGGAAGCTGGACCAGACCATCATGCGGAAGCGAGTGGACATCCAAGAAGCCCTGAAGAGGCCAATGAAG CAAAAACGGAAGCTTCGGCTCTATATCTCCAACACATTTAACCCCGCAAAGCCAGATGCAGAGGACTCAGATGGCAGCATCGCATCCTGGGAACTGCGGGTGGAGGGGAAACTGCTGGATGAC CCCAGCAAGCAGAAGCGGaagttctcttccttctttaagAGTTTGGTCATTGAGCTGGACAAAGACCTCTATGGCCCAGACAACCACCTGGTGGAG TGGCATCGGACACCCACAACACAGGAAACAGATGGATTCCAGGTCAAGCGTCCAGGTGACCTGAGTGTGCGCTGTACCTTACTCCTTATGTTGGATTACCAG CCTCCCCAGTTCAAATTGGACCCTCGTCTGGCCCGACTGCTGGGGCTTCATACCCAGAGCCGATCAGCCATTGTGCAGGCCCTGTGGCagtatgtaaagactaacaggctgcaAGATTCTCACGATAAGGAGTACATCAATGGGGACAAGTATTTTCAGCAG ATTTTTGATTGTCCTCGGCTGAAATTTTCTGAAATCCCCCAGCGACTCACAGCCCTGCTCCTGCCTCCAGACCCAATTGTAATTAACCATGTCATCAG TGTGGACCCCTCCGACCAGAAGAAGACAGCATGCTATGATATTGATGTGGAGGTGGAAGAGCCACTGAAGGGTCAGATGAGCAGCTTCCTGCTGTCCACAGCCAACCAGCAGGAAATCAGTGCCCTGGACAGTAAG ATCCACGAGACCATTGAGTCTATAAACCAACTCAAGATTCAGAGGGACTTCATGCTGAGTTTCTCCAGAGACCCCAAAGGCTATGTCCAAGACCTTCTCCGCTCCCAGAGTCGGGACCTTAAG GTAATGACAGATGTAGCAGGAAATCCTGAAGAGGAACGTCGGGCAGAGTTCTACCACCAGCCCTGGTCCCAGGAAGCTGTCAGCCGCTATTTCTACTGCAAG ATCCAGCAGCGCAGGCAGGAACTGGAGCAATCCCTTGGTGTACGCAACACCTAG
- the CHPF2 gene encoding chondroitin sulfate glucuronyltransferase has translation MRLSSLLALLRPALPLLLGLSLGCSLSLLRVSWIQGEGDDSCVEALGELGGSRKLDSRTPLGQSDEDFKPRIVPYYRDPNKPYKKVLRTRYIQTELGSRERLLVAVLTSRATLSTLAVAVNRTVAHYFPRLLYFTGQRGARAPAGMQVVSHGDERPAWLMSETLRHLHTHFGADYDWFFVMQDDTYVQAPRLAALAGHLSINQDLYLGRAEEFIGAGEQARYCHGGFGYLLSRSLLLRLRPHLDGCRGDILSARPDEWLGRCLIDSLGIGCVSQHQGQQYRSFELAKNRDPEKEGSSAFLSAFAVHPVSDGTLMYRLHKRFSALELDRAYGEIEQLQAQIRNLTVLTPEGEAGLSWPVGLPAPFTPRSRFEVLGWDYFTEQHIFSCADGAPKCPLRGASRADVGDAVETALEQLNRRYQPRLRFRKQRLLNGYRRFDPARGMEYTLDLLLEAVTQRGHRRALARRVSLLRPLSRVEILPMPYVTEATRVQLVLPLLPTEAAAAPAFLEAFAAGVLEPREHALLTLLLVYGPREGGRGAPDPFAGVKAAAAELERRHSGTRLAWLAVRAEAPSQVRLMDVVSKKHPVDTLFFLTTVWTRPGPDVLNRCRMNAISGWQAFFPVHFQEFNPALAPMKSPPGPPGAGPDPPSPAGPDQPRGASAGGRFDRQASSEGCFYNADYLAARARLAGELAGQEEEEALEGLEVLDVFLRFSGLHLFRAVEPGLVQRFSLRDCSPRLSEELYHRCRLSNLEGLGSRAQLAMALFEQEQANST, from the exons ATGCGACTGAGCTCCCTTTTGGCTTTGCTGCGACCAGCACTACCTCTCCTCCTGGGACTATCCTTGGGGTGCAGTTTGAGTCTCTTACGAGTCTCCTGGATCCAGGGTGAGGGCGATGACTCTTGTGTGGAGGCTTTGGGAGAACTTGGGGGGTCACGGAAGCTGGATTCAAGGACCCCGCTTGGCCAGAGTGATGAAGACTTCAAGCCTCGGATTGTTCCATACTACAGGGATCCCAATAAGCCATACAAGAAGGTGCTCAG GACACGGTACATCCAGACAGAGCTGGGTTCCCGTGAACGGTTGCTCGTGGCTGTCCTGACATCTCGGGCCACCCTGTCCACACTGGCAGTGGCCGTGAACCGCACCGTGGCGCACTACTTTCCTCGGCTACTGTATTTCACAGGGCAGCGAGGTGCCCGGGCACCAGCCGGCATGCAGGTGGTGTCCCACGGGGATGAACGCCCAGCTTGGCTCATGTCGGAGACCCTGCGCCACCTTCACACTCACTTTGGTGCGGATTATGACTGGTTCTTTGTGATGCAGGATGACACTTATGTCCAAGCCCCTCGACTGGCTGCGCTTGCAGGCCACCTTAGTATCAACCAGGACCTGTACTTGGGACGGGCCGAAGAATTCATCGGTGCAGGGGAACAGGCCCGGTACTGTCACGGTGGTTTTGGCTACCTGCTGTCCAGGAGCCTTTTGCTCCGACTGCGGCCCCACCTGGATGGCTGCCGTGGAGACATCCTCAGTGCCCGTCCTGATGAGTGGCTTGGGCGCTGCCTGATCGACTCCCTGGGCATCGGCTGTGTCTCTCAGCACCAG GGGCAGCAATATCGGTCTTTTGAGTTGGCCAAGAACAGGGACCCTGAGAAGGAGGGCAGCTCAGCTTTCCTGAGTGCTTTTGCTGTGCATCCTGTCTCGGACGGGACTCTCATGTATCGGCTCCACAAACGCTTCAGTGCCCTAGAGCTGGATCGAGCCTACGGTGAAATAGAGCAGCTGCAG GCACAGATCCGAAACCTGACAGTGCTCACCCCAGAGGGTGAAGCAGGCTTGAGCTGGCCAGTGGGGCTCCCTGCTCCTTTCACTCCTCGGTCCCGCTTTGAGGTGCTGGGCTGGGATTATTTTACGGAGCAGCACATCTTCTCCTGTGCAGATGGAGCCCCCAAATGCCCCCTCCGGGGGGCCAGCAGGGCAGATGTGGGTGATGCTGTGGAGACTGCTCTGGAGCAGCTGAATAGACGCTACCAGCCCCGTCTACGCTTCCGAAAGCAGCGGCTCCTCAACGGTTACCGCCGCTTTGACCCAGCGCGGGGCATGGAATATACTCTGGACCTTCTTTTGGAGGCTGTGACCCAACGTGGTCACCGTCGAGCCCTAGCCCGAAGAGTCAGTTTACTTCGGCCCCTTAGCCGAGTGGAAATCCTACCCATGCCTTATGTCACCGAGGCCACCAGGGTCCAGCTAGTGCTGCCACTTCTGCCCACAGAAGCTGCTGCAGCCCCTGCCTTTCTAGAGGCCTTTGCAGCTGGCGTCCTAGAGCCAAGGGAACATGCTTTACTGACCCTGCTGCTGGTCTATGGGCCACGGGAAGGTGGTCGAGGGGCCCCAGACCCCTTTGCGGGGGTGAAGGCAGCAGCCGCTGAGCTGGAGCGCAGACATTCTGGGACCCGACTGGCCTGGCTTGCTGTGCGAGCTGAGGCCCCCTCCCAGGTGCGGCTCATGGATGTCGTCTCAAAAAAACACCCAGTAGATACCCTCTTCTTCCTAACTACCGTCTGGACGAGGCCTGGACCTGATGTTCTCAACCGCTGCCGCATGAATGCCATCTCAGGCTGGCAGGCTTTCTTCCCTGTCCACTTCCAGGAGTTCAACCCTGCCTTGGCCCCAATGAAATCACCCCCAGGGCCTCCTGGGGCTGGCCCCGATCCACCCTCCCCTGCAGGTCCTGATCAGCCTCGAGGGGCCTCTGCTGGAGGCCGATTTGACCGGCAGGCCTCTTCAGAGGGTTGTTTCTACAATGCTGACTACTTAGCAGCTCGTGCCCGGCTGGCCGGGGAACTGGCTGGACAGGAAGAAGAGGAAGCCCTTGAGGGGCTAGAGGTGCTAGATGTTTTTCTAAGGTTCTCAGGACTGCACCTTTTTCGTGCAGTTGAGCCAGGCCTGGTGCAGAGGTTTTCACTTCGGGATTGTAGCCCGAGACTTAGTGAGGAGCTCTACCATCGTTGTAGGCTCAGCAATCTGGAGGGACTGGGTAGCCGGGCTCAGCTGGCTATGGCACTCTTTGAACAAGAGCAGGCCAACAGCACCTGA